A region of the bacterium BMS3Abin11 genome:
GCAAACGAGCATGCTCCCTCCTCACTCTTCGTGCGCCTTGCCTGGCGCGATTTATCCTGCGTCAAGGTAATTGTTTCCTGGTTACTGGTTACAATCCTTAACGTATCTAAATCGTGCCATGCTGCGTCAAGGTAATTGTTTCCTGGGTTACAGGTTGCAATCCTTAACGTATCTAAATCGTGCTATACGGCGTTGCACTCATCGCTCATGCGGTCACATGCAACTGAGCATGCTTCCTTTTCGCTCTTCGTGCGCCTTGCCTGGCGCGATTTATCCTGCGTCAAGGTAATTGTTTCCTGGGTTACAGGTTACAATCCTTAACTTTCCTGACAAAAAATTTCCTTTAATCAATACAGTGATATTCCTGGCACCGAAAAGCGAAAATTTTAATTTGCGTTAATCGAGGCGGAAAGCAGCGAAGCATATTAAAAATATGTGAGCTTCTTTCCAACGAAGAGTAACGTAAATTTGGTGGGTCTGGGAAGATTTGAACTTCCGACCTCACCCTTATCAGGGGTGCGCTCTAACCAACTGAGCTACAGACCCGAGGTATTGTATTATTCTGAAACTAGCAACTGTGCAGACACTTCTGCGATCGTGGATTTCTTTAAGGTAAGGAGGTGATCCAGCCACAGGTTCCCCTACGGCTACCTTGTTACGACTTCACCCCAGTCATGAATCACACCGTGGTAATCGCCCTCCCGAAGGTTAAGCTAACTACTTCTGGTGCAACCCACTCCCATGGTGTGACGGGCGGTGTGTACAAGGCCCGGGAACGTATTCACCGCGGCATTCTGATCCGCGATTACTAGCGATTCCGACTTCATGGAGTCGAGTTGCAGACTCCAATCCGGACTACGACCGGCTTTCTGGGATTAGCTCCCCCTCGCGGGTTGGCAACCCTCTGTACCGGCCATTGTAGCACGTGTGTAGCCCAGCCCATAAGGGCCATGATGACTTGACGTCATCCCCACCTTCCTCCGGTTTGTCACCGGCAGTCTCCCTAGAGTTCCCACCATTACGTGCTGGCAACTAAGGATAGGGGTTGCGCTCGTTACGGGACTTAACCCAACATCTCACGACACGAGCTGACGACAGCCATGCAGCACCTGTCACTCGGTTCCCGAAGGCACCAAACTATCTCTAGTAAGTTCCGAGGATGTCAAGGGCTGGTAAGGTTCTTCGCGTTGCATCGAATTAAACCACATGCTCCACCGCTTGTGCGGGCCCCCGTCAATTCCTTTGAGTTTTAATCTTGCGACCGTACTCCCCAGGCGGTCAACTTATCGCGTTAGCTGCGCCACTAAGGGACAAATTCCCCCAACGGCTAGTTGACATCGTTTACGGCGTGGACTACCAGGGTATCTAATCCTGTTTGCTACCCACGCTTTCGCACCTCAGCGTCAGTTCTGGTCCAGGAAGTCGCCTTCGCCACTGGTGTTCCTCCACATATCTACGCATTTCACCGCTACATGTGGAATTCCACTTCCCTCTACCAAACTCTAGCTAAACAGTATCGAATGCAGTTCCCAGGTTGAGCCCAGGGCTTTCACATCCGACTTATATAGCCGCCTACGCGCGCTTTACGCCCAGTAATTCCGATTAACGCTTGCACCCTCCGTATTACCGCGGCTGCTGGCACGGAGTTAGCCGGTGCTTCTTCTGTAGGTACCGTCAAGACGCAAAGTTATTAGCTTTACGCATTTCTTCCCTACTGAAAGTGCTTTACAACCCTAAGGCCTTCTTCACACACGCGACATTGCTGGATCAGGCTTGCGCCCATTGTCCAATATTCCCCACTGCTGCCTCCCGTAGGAGTCTGGGCCGTGTCTCAGTCCCAGTGTGGCTGATCATCCTCTCAGACCAGCTACGGATCGTTGCCTTGGTAGGCCATTACCCTACCAACAAGCTAATCCGACGCAGGCTCATCTTATAGCACAAGGTCCGAAGATCCCCTGCTTTCCCTCGTAAGGATTATGCGGTATTAGCTCGAGTTTCCCCGAGTTGTCCCCCACTATAAGGTAGATTCCTACGCGTTACGCACCCGTCCGCCACTCGACGCCCGAGAACGCACCCCGAAGGGATTGTTCTCGTCGTTTCCGTTCGACTTGCATGTGTTAGGCATGCCGCCAGCGTTCAATCTGAGCCAGGATCAAACTCTCCAGTTTAAAAACATGGAGTGCGCCCCTTAGGACGACTTGTATTTTTTGTGAACCTGTCAGTATTTAGCTGCAAAATACAGCTAATTGTCGACTTTTCACTATTCTGGAAATCTTCAGAATCAACAGAAGCGTCTGCACAATTGCTTGTTTCAAATTTTAAAAGATCGAGCCCTGAATGTTTCCATTCTGGCCAGCGAGGGTGCGCATTATACGCCTGCCTGAAGTACCGTCAACCTATTATTTCACTAATTTCGAAATAACATTCAAAGCCCAGTTTCGCAAACCATTCTGCTGAAAATCGCTATAAACAATAAGGGCTCCCTAGTTAATTGTCACACGCGCAAAACGTCGCTTTCCTACCTGGTATATATGTGTACTTCCAGCCTCAATTACAAGCTTAGTATCTGCCACTTTTTCGCCATCAATTTTGACTGCACCCTGCTTGATCATACGCAGTGCATCCGACGTGCTTTGTGTCAGGCCAGCGTCTTTTATCAGGTTTGCTATCTTTAATACACCACTATCCACGTATAAAGTCACTTCCGGCATATCCTCCGGCATGGCACCTTTACGAAATCGATCAATAAATTCCTGCTGCGCTGCCTCTGCGGCTGATTGTGAGTAAAAGCGGGCCGTTATTTCGCCAGCAAGCCTGAATTTCATATCCCTGGGATTAAACCCCTGCTCCACTTCCTGCTTCCAGCCTTCAATCACATCCATTGTCTGAAAGCTCAATAATTCGAAATAGCGCCACATTAAATCATCTGAAATCGACATGATCTTGCCAAACATCTCGCCAGGTCGATCATTGATGCCAATATAATTATTCAGCGATTTAGACATTTTCTGTACACCGTCCAGGCCCTCCAGGATAGGCATGGTGATAATCGTCTGTGGGTCCTGCCCGTACTGACGCTGCAACTCACGACCCATCAGTAGATTGAATTTCTGGTCTGTTCCACCCAGCTCAACATCCGCCTGCATGGCAACGGAGTCATAACCCTGTATCAGGGGATACAGGAATTCGTGAATTGCGATGGGCATGCCACCCGTGTAACGCTTATGAAAGTCATCACGCTCCAGCATTCTTGCCACAGTGTACTTGCCCGCCAACTGAATCATGTCAGCCGCGCTCATCTTGCCCATCCACGCAGAATTAAAGACGATTTTTGTTTTGTCTGGATCGAGTATTTTGAAAATTTGCTCCTGATAGCTTCGTGCGTTTTCATCCACCTGCGCCTGTGTTAGCGCAGGCCGAGTTGTACTTTTACCGCTCGGGTCACCAATCATGCCGGTAAAATCCCCAATCAGAAACAGGATTTCATGCCCTAGCTCCTGGAATTGATGTAACTTGTTGATCAGTACTGTGTGCCCCAGGTGAAGATCCGGTGCGGTCGGGTCGAAACCTGCTTTTATTTTTAGTGGCCGGCCGCTTTTAAGAAGCTCGACCAGGCCCTCTTCAGGAATAATTTCATCTGCACCTCGTCGTAGTAATGTCAGTGACTTATCAACAGACACCATCAGTATCGCCTCATAATTGCTCGTTTTCAGGGGCGCAAAGAGTACCACAGGCAGGCAGAATAATGCACAACCTGAAGAAGTACACCTCTTATTAATTCCCCCTGTAGACTGGCTCAAACTGCAAACAACGAGTAAAATGGCAACAATTTTTTAATTGATAAACACCATGTCACAAACCCAAAATCATAATCGGGATTTCAAAGAACTGGAAAACAAGCGCTCCGGCAGGAAAGTCTGGTACTGGCTGCTGCTTTTGGCCATTATTTCTACAATAATACTTTACCCTGATCGCAACCAGGACAGTGATAGTTCTGGTTCTACTGATCAGACCATCATTAAACTTACTGATGAATCTTTTGCTGACCGCGACACTATTTCGGACAAAAGCCTGTCTACTTCAGCAGATAAACAGGCTGCCAATAATCAACCTGAACCCAGTCACATTCCAATGCTTGCTGATGCACTCACAAGTGCTGCTTCAGGAGTCTCTTTTAAGCCTCTGCTTGAGAAATCACCGGATTTGTGGAAATCCAGCACTATCAGAAAAGGTGACACGCTATATGTAATCCTTAAGCGATTTGGCCTGAAAACTGCTGCCGCAACCTTAGTAGCACGTTCTGACAACAGTAATCAGCTGGTACGGCTCACTCCCGGCAGGACACTACACATTCTCAGTAAAGATGGATCTAACAGTGATGTGTTTGTCTATGAAAATTCACCACTAACCTGGATATATGCAAGCAAAAATGGCAGCCGTTATGACATTTCCAGCAAAAAGTTGCCGACAACGACTCATATCCGAAAAGTAAAGGGTGAGGTTATCTCCTCTCTTTATGCTGCTGCCAAAGTGGCGGGTATCAGCGACACGCTAACCATGAACATGACCGAAATCTTCGGATGGGATATTGATTTTGCTATAAACGTGCAGCCCGGCGATCGCTTCAAACTTATATTTGAGGATATCTATGTCAACGGCAGTAAAAAAACTCATGGTGACATACTTGCTGCTGAGTTTATCAATAATGGCAAGACCTATCGTGCGATTGCCCACAGAGATGACGATGGTGTACTGCACTATTACTCTCCTGATGGCAGGAGCATGCAAAAAACCTTTCTTCGGACACCGGTTAAATTCAGCCGCATCAGCTCTCGCTTCAGCAAGGCCCGTTACCACCCTATATTGAAAAGGACACGTGCCCATAATGGTGTTGACTATGCAGCACGCCGTGGCACACCTATTAGAGCAACGGCCGCTGGCAGAATTATTCATCTCGGCCGCAAGGGCGGTTATGGCAATACAGTTATCATTAGTCATGGTAGTACATACAGTACTCTGTATGCCCATATGTCGAGCTTCTCCCGTGGTATCGCAAAGGGTTCAAGAGTGAAGCAGGGACAGATAATCGGCCGTGTAGGCTCTACCGGCCTGGCCAGCGGACCGCACCTGCACTATGAGTTTCGTGTCAATGGCAAGCATGTAAACCCACTCACCTTTCGGCAGCCTGCCAGCAAGCCTATCCAGCAATCTCAGAAAGCTGATTTTGAGCGCTCAGCGCGTTACTGGAAAGAACAGCTTGATACACTCGATAGCCTGAATATTGCTGCAGGCACGAGCACTTCAGGCAGTTAGCGTTTCCAACTTCCTGATTCACCCTGTATATAATGGATAATTACTACGTGGGTTTGATGTCAGGCACTAGTCTGGATGCCATTGATGCTGTCCTGCTTCGCATTGAGGATAACGGTGGCATCGAAGTAGTTTCCCTGATTAACACACCGTTCCCTGATCATATTTCTGGCCTGCTCAGAGACATGATCGCTAGTAAAACTGAATCGCTGCACGAACTCTGCTCGCTGGATACTGAGCTTGGCGAGATCTACGCGGCAATCACTTTGGACCTGATTTCAAAATCGGGCTACAAACCTGGAGATATCAGGGCGATTGGCTGCCATGGCCAGACAGTACGCCATCAACCTGATGGCAAGCATCCCTACAGCCTGCAAATCGGCAATCCATCCGTTATTGCTGAAGTGAGTGGCATCACTACAGTTGCTGATTTTCGCGCCCGCGATGTCGCTGCTGGTGGCCAGGGCGCACCATTGGTGCCTGCTTTCCACAAGGCCGTATTTTCTGACCCCGACAACCAACGCGTCATCGTCAATATCGGCGGTATAGCAAACATCGCATTATTACCACGAACAAAAAGCAAGAATATTGTCACAGGTTATGATACAGGGCCGGGAAATTGCCTGCTGGACTCATGGTCATTATCCTGCCGGGGACAAGCCTTTGATGAAAATGGCAGTTGGTCTGCCAGTGGCAAGGTTGATGAAAAATTACTTGATGCGTTACTGGCCGATAGCTATTTCAGTAAAAGCCCCCCTAAAAGTACTGGCACAGAGTATTTCAACCTGGAGTGGTTAGAAAACACCTCTCCATTAGTGACTAAACTAAAAGCAGAAGATGTTCAGACAACCCTGGCCGAACTGACCGCACACTCAATTGCTTTAGCCATTATCCGGGAAGGCTATGACAGCAATGAGATTTATCTCTGCGGTGGCGGTGTACACAATGATGATCTGATACAACGCATACAGCGACATCTTTCAGCTGCAAACATCTTCAGTACGGAAAAATTAGGCCTGGATCCTGACTTCGTTGAAGCAACAGCCTTTGCCTGGCTGGCATGGCGAACAATGGAGAAGAAAACTGGCAACCTGCCAGCTGTCACCGGTGCTCGTCATCCGGTTATCCTGGGGGGGATCTTTCTAGCCTGACGAAAACCTCGAAAAGATTTTTTAAAAGGATCAAACAGAAAAAGAAGATCCGCAGCCGCAGGTGGTCTGGGCATTGGGGTTATTGATGACGAACCTGGCACCTTCCAGATCATCTTTATAATCGACTTCGGCGCCTACAAGATACTGGAAGCTCATCGGGTCTACCAATAGCACAACATCATCATTGACGATACGGGCATCGCCTTCTGCTTCATTCTCTTCAAACTCAAAGCCATACTGGAAACCGGAACAACCACCACCGGTTACATAGACGCGTAGCATCAATTTTGGGTTTGCTTCTTCTTCAATCAGTTTTTTTACCTTTGCCGCCGCCTGATCGGTAAATATCAGTGCTGACCCGGTATCTGTAGCAACTTCGCTCATTTAAGAAAACCTCATGAAATATAATTAGTAGAGACACCCTTAGCTTATATTATTTCAATCCCGAGTAACCTGGTCAAGTATATTGTTTTTTGTATCCCCTTTGGTTATAGATGCAATGCTGGAATCCTTTCGTGATGATCCCTTGGCCGTCTCACAAACCATGCTGCCGTTGACAGTAGCACCGAGCTCCATTTCAATTGAGGAATAATAGACATCACCAACGATTTTCGCCTTACTCTGCAATAAAACCTTACCGCTTGATGTTACATTGCCATTGATCAGGCCATTAATGATGACATGGGGGACTTTTATATTGCCACTGACCTCACCCTGCTCACTCACCGTCAGTAAACTCTTATTGCTGGAGTCCTGCGCCGAAACATTACCGGTTAATTTTCCATCGACACGTAAGCCGCCTGAAAAAGTAACATCTCCTTTAACCTCAGTATTAGGCCCAATTAATGTATCTATTTTGTCTGTTGGTTTTTCCACTACCGTAGGTGTTGGCTTTTTACCTAGCATAATATCCTCCTTTTCTAAATGTGCCACTTGCCTGGTTTACTTTCAAAAGGCTTCAGCTCTGTTCTGGCAGTCCTTTATTAAGCAATATATTCCAATTATACCATTTTTCTTTTTTTTCGGTCTTTTTTCCAGACAGCCGGGCCGTTAAGTGTAGCCGCTGAGGCAAAAAGCCCTCCGGGATTGTCACCAGGCCATCGACTCTCTGGAGATATTTAAACAACAATTTTGCATCCTTGCCCGCACTCCCTGTGGGTACTTTTATCGTCTTTAGATCACCTTCCATTAATCCTTCAACTTCAATTAACAGCTTGCCTTTTGATTTTTTTTTACCATAGTCGCTATTAACAATAATAACCCTGTAGCGATAGTTTCCTACAGTTCCATCTGACTGTAATGAAACAGTTTTAATTTGCAGTCCCTGTTTATGCTCATTGCCTTCAATAATACTCTCATAAAACCGGATGTTTTCTCTTAAACTGGCAATTTCCCTGCTGGTCGATATCAGTGTCTGCGCAACCTCTTCATAGGCCTGGCGTTTTATCTGTAGATCTCTCCTGCTTTTTGCTTTCTCGAATGCAAGACTCTCCTTTAATTTATCGTTTTCCAGGGCTACAGATGTAAAATCACTCTCAAGAACATCCAGCGCTTCGATGGCTTGCTGCCATTCTACCTCCGCACGATATTTCCCAAAAGCATAGGCAGCAATAACTGTCACGAACAACACTGCGACGAGAACAGACATCAAGCGAATTTTCCACCTGGAATCTGTTGCTACCCTTATTTCCAGGCTAGTCCTGGCATCCTTAAACATTCTTAATATCCTGTCATAGATCTATTCTTGAGCCAGGAAAAGCAGGATCATGGTGCAAGCGGGACAACTTCCAGCCCTGTTATCTCATCAAAGCCGAACATCAAATTGAAATTCTGTATCGCCTGGCCTGAGGCCCCTTTAACAAGATTATCTATTACAGACAGAACTATTACCCTCTGCTCATTACGGTAGACAGCAATCCGGCAAATATTCGATCCGCGTACAGAACGCGTATCCGGCAGAGAACCCGCTGGCATCACATCAACAAATGGCTCATCCGCGTAGGCTTCTTCATACAGCTGTTGCAAATCAATAGCCTGTTCAGTGACTAATTTTGCATAAAGTGTAGCGTAAATGCCCCGAATCATCGGTGCTAAATGTGGCGTAAATAGAAGCCCGGGTGACTTACCGGATAATTGCAGTATAGTTTGTGCGATTTCAGGATAATGGCGATGCCCTGTTACAGCATAGGCCTTAAACGAATCTGCTGCTTCTGTCAGCAAGGTTCCGACATTAGCTCCCCTGCCAGCACCGGATACACCGGATTTTGCATCGGCAATCAGGTCGTTGACATCAACCAGCCCTGCTTTTAAAAGCGGCAACCAACCCAGAATGATGGCTGTCGGGTAACAACCGGGGTTGGCTACCAGTCTGGCAGCCCGGATCGCATCTCGATTTACTTCAGGCAGGCCGTAAACCGCATCATCCAGCAACTCAGGACAGGCATGCTGCATGCCATACCAGTGCTCCCAGACAGTAGAATCTTTTATGCGGAAATCAGCCGCCAGGTCGATGAGACGAATACCAGCATCCATCAGGTCACGTGTCATGGTCATAGCAATGCCATTGGGTGTGGCTGAAAACACCACATCACAGTCAGCAAAGCTATCACTGTCAGGTTTGCTGTAAGTCAGCTCACAAACACCCCTCAAACTGGGGAAGACCTCTGATACGCGACGACCTGATTCACCACGGGAAGTAATAACCACTAACTCAGCCTGCGGGTGTCTTGCCAACAGCCTTATCAGCTCTACCCCGGTGTAGCCGGTGCCACCAATAATACCTATCTTCGTCATAGTAAATCCTTAATCAAGCTAGCGTGAACAATACGTGATGGAGTATAGAAATGAAAGCCAGGAAAATGGTTGTCGATAAAGTATTTTCATTTCAATGAAATGTATTTGCTTGCTTCATTTAACTCATAAAAATTCCCGGTAATATAGCAATTTATAAAAAACCGATGGTAACTGTAGGTGCGAATTCATTCGCACAAAGAGAAATTATCCGCTTAAAATGTTCGAATAAATTCGAACCTACAGTATTTATACTATAAGCCGTACAGGATTCACTCTACAGAAACTAAAAGCTGCAGACAAAAAAAACGGGACCCGGAGGCCCCGTTCTTATGCATTGCTTTATGACTTAGAAGTCGTAGCGCATACCTGCACCAACCATCGTGTATTTGGTATCAGTCTTGGTTTGTGCATAACCAACATAAGCACGAACCTTCTTGGCGAGGAAGTAGGTTGCGCCGATCATACCGTAATCTACATCCTGACCGTTGTTGTCCGCATTGGTCTTACCGTAGCTACCTGTGATCAGTGTGTTACCGAACTTGTAACCCAGGTTTACCCAGTTGATTTTGCCTGCGCCAACAGTTGCAATCTTATTGCCATTTACTTTGATGCTACCCACACTATCAACGTCTTCATACTGCCATGCGGCAATCAGGCCATTGGCCTTATAGCGGATACCAATCTTGGCCTGCTTGACATCACCTTTACCTTTAACGGCACCAACTGCTCTTTGCCTAAATTTCTGGTATCCAACTATTGCTGAGATAGGACCCCAGACACCGGTGCCACCGAATAGAAATGTGCCATTTGCTGCTGGCTTTTTGCCACCACTAGTAGCATTCTTATCGGCAATATAACCAGCCTGGAATTTTATGCCGGCAAATTTAGGTGAGGCATACATAATGATATCGTTGATAAAGCCGTTGTGGCCCTTACCATCACCAGACATACCACCTGAACGACGTGCTTCCAGGAAGGTCGCTGTGTACGGATCCCACTTAACACCGCCATTCATTTTGTATGGCGTAGGCATACGACCAAATTTTACTGCACCAAAACCGCCTTTCAGGCCCACCCACTGATCACGAGCACCAAACTGTGAACCGTTTGATGGATCCATCTTCCAGGCGTACCGGCCAAAGGCCTTCAAACCATTGCCGAGATCCTTGCTGGCATCGATGTAGACACGACTACGTCCGCCCGCATCACCCTGCGCAACCTGATTATTAATTTTACCTCCATCGGTATTGACAAGTTCTACTTCCAACTGGCCGCGTAATTTTACGTCAGCCTGTGCTGCAACTAATGGTGCGGCAGCGATTGTAGCGCCTACAGCCATTGCAATTAACGTTTTCTGCATTGTTCTCTCCTCTTCAGGAACATGAAAATAAAAGATTAAATCACTATTTAGCGGTGATCCTACAGAACCACCCTGTGATAGTGCAATACTACCTAGATAATTGCGTAAGTACAACATCAAATGTGATTATTTTGTACCGTTTACGACAGTATTTTGCTATTTGTTGTTTTTTTGATACAAATTAATGTCCTGATCAGGAACCAAATCCTATAGATACATAGGCAACAGGGCCTGATTGTTTGATATTGTTAGAACTGACGATAGGTGTCTTCTTTGATTTTCACGTCAATATTGATGTATTTTCAGACGAGCCCAATACCAATTTTTTTTAGTGAAAAAGTAATCAATCGAAGCGAAAAAGTCCTGCAAATTGTCAGAATCATCTCCCGCCTCAATACTGAATTAAGCCTGCTCGACCGCCGATTGACAGTTTTTTCGTTGAAAACCTTCGCAGTAACCAGTTATGCAATGGTTCGATGTTATGACCCAGTCTGGTGCAATTTTTTCGGTTGTCCTGACTTTGAATCCACACGGCACGATAAATTGCTGACAGGATTCGTTCTTCCTGTATCCCAGCTGGCTGTCTTTTAGCGGCATCATGCCACATCAGACTTTAACAATATTTTCATGTTGAATGAGTTATAATAATCGAAGGTATAAAAAGACGGTATAATAAAGCCTGTGAGACACACTGGGAATTAGGTGGTGTGACATCTGGCCTGTTTTTTGTCAGACAGGGAGAAATTCTTTATTAATGTAAAGGGGTTCTTTACAGGAGAGTCATTATGGACATGCAGGAAATACGCGGCCTTGCAAAAGATTTTGGAATTAAAACCTCGAGAATGAATAAGGTGAAACTGATTCAGGCGATACAGGGTTCAGAGGGGAATTTTAGTTGTTTTGCTACTGCTATTGATGGCGAATGTGATCAGTACGGATGTATTTGGCGGAATGACTGTTTCGCATCAGCAAAAAAATTACACAGTTAAAGGCTCCCGCGCACTTCTTTCGTCAGCTTAGTCCGTCAATTTTTGTTATGCCAGGCTCTGGTACAGTTTAATAAAGTACTCGGCACTGGCTTTCCATGAAAAATCCCTGCTCATAGCATTGAGTTGAAGCTGTCGCCATAACTCAGGTTTTCCATACAAAGCCAGAGCTCGTTGCACAGTGGCTAGCAGGGCAGATGAGGAGTGCTCATACAACACAAAACCATTGGCAGTGTTATCGTCAATATTCTCCTGAACCGCATCTACCACCGTATCTGCCAGTCCCCCAACATGGGTGACCACGGGTAATGTGCCATATCGCATGCTATATAACTGGTTAAGGCCACAGGGTTCAAAATAAGACGGCATCAGATAAATATCAGAAGCCGCCTCAATACGGTGAGCCATTGCCTCGTCGTAACTATGAATAGCTTTCAGACGGTCAGGGTGTTTCTGAGACCATGTAGATAATTGTTTTTCATACCCGGCATCTCCTGTCCCCAGAACAACCAGCTGAATAGGCAGAGCTAATAAATCTGGCAGACTTTGTAAAAGTATGTCCAGACCTTTCTGCTGTACAAGCCGACTTACCATACCCACCATCGGGACTGAGCTGTCGACAGGCAGTTTTAAGACTTTCTGTAAGTGAGTTTTATTTAGCTTTTTGTTGTCCAGCGAGCGTCGATTATATTTCTTTTCAAGATATGTATCTGTGCCCGGATTCCAGAGCTTAACGTCAATCCCATTAAGTATACCGAAGAGGTCTTTAGCGCGGCGTCTCAGTAGACCATCAAGACCATGGCCATGCTCGGGTTGCAGAATTTCACGTGCATAACTGGGGCTGACCGTTGTTATTTTATCTGCACAGGTAATGCCACCTTTAATAAATGAAAACTGTCCATAATATTCCAGCGCATCTATATGCCAGAGTTCCTGTGGCAATCGTAAAGCTGAAAAGATTTGCTGGTCAAAGACGCCCTGATACGCAAGGTTATGTATGGTAAACACCGTCGCCGGCCTGTTCTGATATAAGCTTAATAACGCAGGAACCAGCCCAGTTTGCCAGTCGTTACAATGAACCACGTCTGGCCGCCATTGCAAACCATGCCTGTCTAATGATAGCTCTACTGCGAGATGACAGAAAATCGCAAATCGGAGTGCATTATCATGCCATTCATGACCGCGTTCATCAACATATGGCCCACCCGGCCTGTTGAAAGCTGCCGGGCAATCAACCAGCCAGACTATGACATTCGTGCCTGGCAGCCTTGTTTCAATAATTTTCACCGGCAGCTGGTAACAGGAGGTGCTGACACGCACCCTGTGCTTGCCAGTCTTACTGAGCGCGTCAGGATAAGCGGGCAATAATAGTCGAACATCCTGTGATTTCTTCAACAGGGCTGGAGGTAAGCTACCAGCGACATCTCCCAGTCCGCCGGTTTTAACCAGAGGATAGGCTTCGCTACAAACGTAGAGAACTTTACTCATCCTGTATTTTTAGCACCAGACCTGCCAAGGGTGGAAGCGTCAGTCTCACGGACACAGAGTGATTCATCCAGGGGACCTCCTCAGCCTGCACGATGGTGAAGCCCCCAGCATTGCCGCCAGCATAATAATTCGAATCAGAGTTAAATATGACCTCGTAGTTTCCCTGCTCGGGTACCCCAATACGGTAATTTTCACGAACCACAGGTGTAAAATTGAGCACGACAATGATGGATTCATGCTCAGTCCTGCGCAGATAGGACAGAACAGACTGGTCGGTATCATTACAATCTATCCAGTCAAAACCCTGAGGTTCAAAATCGTATTTATGCAGTGCAGGCTGTAAAGTATATAAACGGTTCAGATCAGATATCAGTTTTTTTAATCCTGCGTGGTAAGGATATTGCAGAACATACCAATCCAGCCCCGTATCGTGGTTCCATTCTGCCCCCTGGCCGAACTCACATCCCATAAACAGCAGTTTCTTCCCTGGGTAGGTGAACATATAGGTATAAAGTAAACGTAGATTGGCAAATTTTTGCCATTCATCCCCAGGCATTTTATTCAGCATTGAACCTTTACCGTGTACAACCTCATCGTGTGAAAAGGGTAAGATAAAGTTCTCGCTAAACAGATATAAAAGCCCGAATGTGAGTCGATCATGGT
Encoded here:
- the glgA gene encoding glycogen synthase, with the protein product MSKVLYVCSEAYPLVKTGGLGDVAGSLPPALLKKSQDVRLLLPAYPDALSKTGKHRVRVSTSCYQLPVKIIETRLPGTNVIVWLVDCPAAFNRPGGPYVDERGHEWHDNALRFAIFCHLAVELSLDRHGLQWRPDVVHCNDWQTGLVPALLSLYQNRPATVFTIHNLAYQGVFDQQIFSALRLPQELWHIDALEYYGQFSFIKGGITCADKITTVSPSYAREILQPEHGHGLDGLLRRRAKDLFGILNGIDVKLWNPGTDTYLEKKYNRRSLDNKKLNKTHLQKVLKLPVDSSVPMVGMVSRLVQQKGLDILLQSLPDLLALPIQLVVLGTGDAGYEKQLSTWSQKHPDRLKAIHSYDEAMAHRIEAASDIYLMPSYFEPCGLNQLYSMRYGTLPVVTHVGGLADTVVDAVQENIDDNTANGFVLYEHSSSALLATVQRALALYGKPELWRQLQLNAMSRDFSWKASAEYFIKLYQSLA
- the porB gene encoding major outer membrane protein P.IB precursor, whose product is MLYLRNYLGSIALSQGGSVGSPLNSDLIFYFHVPEEERTMQKTLIAMAVGATIAAAPLVAAQADVKLRGQLEVELVNTDGGKINNQVAQGDAGGRSRVYIDASKDLGNGLKAFGRYAWKMDPSNGSQFGARDQWVGLKGGFGAVKFGRMPTPYKMNGGVKWDPYTATFLEARRSGGMSGDGKGHNGFINDIIMYASPKFAGIKFQAGYIADKNATSGGKKPAANGTFLFGGTGVWGPISAIVGYQKFRQRAVGAVKGKGDVKQAKIGIRYKANGLIAAWQYEDVDSVGSIKVNGNKIATVGAGKINWVNLGYKFGNTLITGSYGKTNADNNGQDVDYGMIGATYFLAKKVRAYVGYAQTKTDTKYTMVGAGMRYDF